In Argiope bruennichi chromosome X1, qqArgBrue1.1, whole genome shotgun sequence, a single window of DNA contains:
- the LOC129959284 gene encoding uncharacterized protein LOC129959284: MEEISAVKMPNFIPSDPSLWFTMVESTFELAIPKPITASRTKFNYCVSTLPPEIAITVRDIILSPDATDPYSQLKSEIISRCGESKSQEIRKLLAGEQLHDRKPSELLRIMQRRAESHNIADSLLLELFLQQLPSNVQSILASIQPLTPQKASEIADKILDITPNQVSAVSNATATADSELLSEIKMLRKEIAQMRRHSRSHSRNRQPRFRRKSPASNDDDICWYHRKYDSKAQKCILPCNYQPNHNGKE, from the coding sequence ATGGAGGAAATCTCGGCTGTGAAGATGCCTAACTTCATTCCGTCCGACCCTTCACTTTGGTTTACGATGGTAGAGTCAACATTTGAATTGGCTATTCCAAAGCCAATTACAGCTTCTCGCACTAAATTCAACTACTGCGTGAGCACTTTGCCACCTGAAATCGCGATAACTGTGCGCGATATCATTCTTTCGCCAGATGCAACTGACCCTTACAGCCAACTTAAATCTGAGATAATTTCCCGATGCGGAGAATCAAAATCTCAGGAAATTCGTAAGTTATTGGCTGGAGAGCAGTTGCATGATAGAAAGCCGTCCGAGCTgttaagaattatgcaaagacgtgccgaaagtcacaatattgccgattctcttttactggaattatttcttcagcaactaccatctaatgtgcaatcgattcttgcctcaatacaacctttgacacctcaaaaagcctctgaaatagccgacaaaatactggatataacaccaaaccaggtaagtgctgtttcaaatgcaactgctacagctgattctgaactgttatcagaaattaaaatgttgcgtaaagaaattgcacagatgCGTCGCCATTCCAGAAGTCATTCACGGAATCGCCAACCTCGTTTTCGACGGAAAAGCCCTGCCAGTAATGATGATGATATCTGTTGGTATCATCGGAAGTACGACTCCAAAGCGCAAAAATGCATTCTGCCTTGCAATTATCAGCCAAACCACAACGGCAAGGAGTAG